A stretch of Mustela nigripes isolate SB6536 chromosome 6, MUSNIG.SB6536, whole genome shotgun sequence DNA encodes these proteins:
- the LOC132020758 gene encoding LOW QUALITY PROTEIN: olfactory receptor 6C6-like (The sequence of the model RefSeq protein was modified relative to this genomic sequence to represent the inferred CDS: inserted 1 base in 1 codon) yields MRNKSREMEYILLGLTDDPQLQIVIFIFLFINYVLSMMGNLTLILTLLDPRLKTPMYFFLRNFSFMEASLTTVCIPRYLINIMTKNKIITYDGCTSQLFFFFLLEITEFYLLDTMSLDWYVTICKPLHYPIIMNNKVCYQLLFSSWTAGFLLSFAPLTVGLTLDFCPSRGIDHFMCDISPILQFSCTEAHFLELLTFVLAIVTLMVTLLLVTLSYTYIIKTILKIPSSQXKNKAFSTCSSHMIIVSITYGRCIFNYIKPTAKERVTLSKGVTVIYTLVAPLLNPFIYALRNQEVKQAFKDTLQKLFSFFKK; encoded by the exons ATGAGGAATAAGTCAAGAGAGATGGAGTACATTCTCCTAGGATTGACGGATGACCCACAATTgcaaattgtgatttttatatttctctttataaacTATGTATTGAGTATGATGGGAAACTTAACCCTCATTCTTACATTGCTAGATCCCCGCCTCAAGACtcccatgtattttttcctccGAAATTTCTCATTCATGGAAGCTTCATTGACAACTGTCTGTATTCCCAGATACCTGATAAACATcatgactaaaaacaaaataattacctATGATGGTTGTACATCtcagttattctttttcttcttactagaaattacagaattttacCTTCTGGATACCATGTCTCTTGACTGGTATGTAACAATCTGCAAACCTCTCCATTACCCCATCATTATGAACAACAAAGTGTGTTACCAACTTCTATTCAGTTCATGGACAGCTGGCTTTCTGCTTTCATTTGCACCACTGACTGTGGGACTAACACTGGATTTCTGTCCTTCCAGAGGAATTGATCATTTCATGTGTGATATTTCCCCTATACTGCAGTTTTCCTGCACTGAAGCTCATTTCTTGGAATTGCTTACATTTGTCTTAGCTATTGTAACACTCATGGTCACTTTGCTTTTAGTGACTCTTTCTTACACATATATTATCAAGACCATTCTAAAAATCCCCTCTTCTC AAAAGAACAAGGCTTTTTCTACTTGTTCTTCTCATATGATTATAGTCTCCATTACTTATGGTAGATGTATCTTTAATTACATAAAGCCAACAGCAAAGGAAAGGGTGACTTTATCCAAAGGTGTAACTGTTATTTACACCTTGGTTGCCCCTTTATTAAACCCTTTCATTTATGCTCTCAGAAATCAGGAAGTGAAACAAGCCTTCAAGGACACACTCcaaaaacttttctcttttttcaaaaaatga
- the LOC132020759 gene encoding LOW QUALITY PROTEIN: olfactory receptor 6C3-like (The sequence of the model RefSeq protein was modified relative to this genomic sequence to represent the inferred CDS: inserted 1 base in 1 codon) has protein sequence MRNHTMITEFILLGISDDPQLQVVIFIFXFMAYVLSVTENLTIIPHLDCHLKTPMYYFLQNFSFLEITFTSVSISRFLGAIITNIKTISYNNCLVQLFFFIFIGLSEFFLLTAMSFDRYVAICKSLHYTTSMSKKICTLLVFGSWLVEFLTIFPPLMLILQLDFCASSVIDHFSCDYFPILQFSSSDTWLLERTGFYFAFATLLFTLPLVILSYLCILSTILRIPSASQRKKAFSSCSSHLIVISISYGSCIFMYVKPSAKERASLTKGVAILNTSIAPMLNPFIYTLRNQQVKQAFRNLLHKVLLSRNK, from the exons atgAGAAACCATACAATGATCACAGAGTTCATTCTCTTGGGCATCTCAGATGACCCACAGCTTCAAGTTgtaatctttatct tatttatggCTTATGTATTAAGTGTCACTGAAAACCTAACCATCATTCCTCATCTTGATTGTCATCTCAAGACTCCTATGTATTACTTCCTGCAGAATTTCTCCTTCTTAGAAATCACATTCACCAGTGTCTCTATCTCAAGATTTTTGGGGGCAATCATTACTAACATCAAGACCATTTCCTATAACAATTGTTTAGTTCaactatttttcttcatcttcataggtctttctgaattttttcttctcactGCCATGTCTTTTGATCGTTACGTTGCCATCTGCAAGTCTCTTCATTACACCACCAGCATGAGCAAAAAAATCTGCACCCTGCTTGTCTTTGGGTCCTGGCTAGTAGAATTTCTTACCATtttcccaccactcatgctcaTCCTCCAGCTAGATTTCTGTGCTTCCAGTGTAATTGATCATTTCTCTTGTGACTATTTTCCCATCTTACAATTCTCAAGCTCAGATACGTGGCTTTTGGAGAGGACTGGCTTTTACTTTGCTTTTGCCACTCTGCTCTTCACTTTGCCATTAGTGATTCTCTCCTACCTGTGCATCCTTAGCACCATCCTGAGAATCCCATCTGCTAGTCAGAGGAAAAAGGCTTTCTCCTCGTGTTCCTCTCACTTGATTGTCATTTCCATCTCTTATGGAAGCTGTATATTCATGTATGTCAAGCCTTCAGCAAAAGAAAGAGCATCACTGACCAAAGGAGTAGCTATTCTCAACACCTCAATTGCCCCCATGTTGAACCCTTTTATTTATACCCTGAGGAATCAGCAAGTAAAACAGGCTTTCAGAAACTTGCTTCATAAAGTGCTGCTTTCTagaaacaaatga